A stretch of the Tardiphaga sp. 709 genome encodes the following:
- a CDS encoding ABC transporter substrate-binding protein, whose translation MNRREFAKLLGLSATALSGIPLGVTRAVGQTKGGTLNTIIQPEPPILVTALNQQQPTLTLGGKIYESLLRYGSDLKPLPGLAESWTVSPDGLVYTFKLFPGITFHDGKPLTSEDVVFSVTKVLVETHARARGTFLRIDKAEAPDPLTVVFTLKAPFAPFLNSFDCTTAPIVPKHVYDGTDFRKNPANAQAIGSGPFKLKEWVKGSHVHLVKHEGYYRKGEPHLDEIIYRVIPDGASRAVALEQGKVQLTQWTDVELFDVARLSKLPNVEMTTKGYEFFAPHFWLEFNLRVKPMDDKRFRQAVMFAVDRKALLQRVFFNLGKVATGPVSSKTRFYEKDVKQYDYSLDKAKALLDEMGLKPGADGKRVSIKFLVPPYGEIWQRSAEYFKQSLGRVGIDLQLENLDLAGWAERTSNWNYEMTCNLLYQFGDPALGVSRSYITANIRKGILFSNIAGYSNPEVDRLFEEAAVATSDAKRQELYTAVQKIVVEEVPIAWMVEQDFPNFIDKRLKNVITTGIGVHETFGAVTLG comes from the coding sequence ATGAACAGACGTGAATTCGCGAAGCTATTGGGTTTGAGTGCGACGGCGCTTTCGGGAATTCCCCTCGGCGTCACCCGCGCCGTCGGTCAGACCAAGGGCGGCACGCTCAACACGATCATCCAGCCTGAGCCGCCGATCCTGGTGACGGCGCTCAACCAGCAGCAGCCGACGCTGACGCTTGGTGGCAAGATCTACGAGAGCCTGCTCCGCTATGGCTCCGATCTCAAGCCGCTGCCTGGTCTCGCTGAATCGTGGACCGTTTCGCCCGACGGCCTCGTCTATACGTTCAAGCTGTTTCCGGGCATCACCTTCCATGACGGCAAGCCGTTGACGTCGGAAGACGTGGTGTTCTCGGTCACCAAGGTCCTCGTCGAAACCCACGCGCGTGCGCGCGGCACCTTCCTGCGCATCGACAAGGCCGAAGCGCCCGATCCACTCACGGTGGTGTTCACGCTGAAGGCGCCGTTCGCGCCGTTCCTCAATTCATTCGATTGCACCACCGCGCCGATCGTGCCGAAACACGTCTATGACGGCACCGATTTTCGCAAGAACCCTGCCAACGCGCAGGCGATCGGCTCAGGTCCGTTCAAGCTCAAAGAATGGGTCAAGGGCTCGCACGTTCATCTCGTCAAGCACGAGGGCTATTACCGCAAGGGCGAGCCGCACCTCGACGAGATTATTTACCGCGTCATTCCGGACGGCGCATCGCGCGCCGTCGCGCTCGAACAGGGCAAGGTCCAATTGACGCAGTGGACTGACGTCGAACTGTTCGATGTCGCGCGTCTCTCAAAGCTGCCCAATGTCGAAATGACCACCAAGGGCTACGAGTTCTTCGCGCCGCATTTCTGGCTGGAGTTCAATCTTCGCGTCAAGCCGATGGACGACAAGCGCTTCCGTCAGGCTGTCATGTTCGCGGTCGATCGCAAGGCGCTGCTGCAGCGCGTGTTCTTCAATCTCGGCAAGGTGGCGACAGGACCGGTTTCATCGAAGACGCGTTTCTACGAAAAGGATGTCAAGCAGTACGATTACTCGCTGGACAAGGCGAAAGCCCTGCTCGACGAGATGGGCTTGAAGCCTGGCGCCGACGGCAAGCGTGTCAGCATCAAATTCCTGGTTCCGCCTTACGGCGAAATCTGGCAGCGCTCGGCTGAATATTTCAAGCAGTCGCTCGGCCGTGTCGGCATCGATCTGCAACTGGAAAATCTCGATCTTGCCGGCTGGGCCGAGCGCACCAGCAACTGGAATTACGAGATGACCTGTAATCTGCTTTACCAGTTCGGCGATCCGGCGCTGGGCGTGTCGCGCAGTTACATCACGGCGAATATCCGCAAGGGTATCCTGTTCTCAAATATCGCGGGCTATTCCAATCCGGAAGTAGACCGGCTATTCGAGGAAGCCGCCGTGGCGACATCTGACGCAAAACGTCAGGAACTCTACACGGCCGTGCAGAAAATCGTCGTAGAAGAAGTCCCGATCGCATGGATGGTCGAGCAAGACTTCCCCAACTTCATCGACAAGCGGTTGAAGAACGTCATCACCACCGGCATCGGTGTGCACGAGACTTTTGGAGCCGTGACGCTCGGTTGA
- a CDS encoding ABC transporter substrate-binding protein, with product MNRREFAKLMGVSAVALSGIPLGITRAAGQTKGGTLNTIIQPEPPILVTALNQQQPTLTLGGKIYESLLRYSPDLKPMPGLAQSWEVSQDGLTYTFKLFPGITFHDGKPLTADDVIFSMTKLLPETHARARGIYSRIEKADAPDPLTVVFKLKSTFAPFLTALDCTTGPIVPKHIYDGTEYRKNPANAQAIGSGPFKLKEWVKGSHVHLVKHEGYYRKDQPYLDEIIYRIIPDSASRAVALEQGKIQLTQWNDIEMFDVARLSKLPNFEMTTKGYEYFAPHQWLELNNRIKPMDDKRFRQAIAYALDLKSMAQRVYFGLPKVATGPVSSATRFYEKDVKRYDYSLDKAKALLDEMGLKPGAGGKRVTIKYLTPPYGEIYQRAAEFIRQSLGRVGIDVQIENTDVGGWAEKFSNWDYEMTGNLVYQFGDPALGVSRTYISSNIKKGILFSNTAGYSNPEVDRLFEEAATSTSEAKRQELYSQVQKILVEDVPVVWMFEQAYPTFIDKRLKNVTATAIGVHESFSDVSFG from the coding sequence ATGAATAGACGTGAATTCGCGAAGCTGATGGGCGTGAGCGCGGTTGCGCTCTCGGGTATCCCCCTCGGCATCACCCGTGCCGCTGGCCAAACCAAGGGCGGCACGCTGAACACGATCATTCAGCCTGAACCTCCGATTCTCGTCACGGCGCTGAACCAGCAGCAGCCGACGCTGACACTGGGCGGCAAGATTTATGAGAGCCTGCTGCGCTACAGCCCTGACCTCAAGCCGATGCCGGGCCTCGCACAGTCGTGGGAAGTCTCGCAGGACGGCCTGACCTATACGTTCAAATTGTTCCCCGGCATTACCTTTCATGACGGCAAGCCGCTGACGGCTGACGACGTCATCTTCTCGATGACCAAGCTGCTGCCGGAGACCCATGCGCGTGCGCGCGGGATCTACTCGCGTATCGAAAAAGCAGACGCGCCGGATCCGCTCACCGTGGTATTCAAGCTGAAGTCGACCTTTGCCCCGTTCCTGACGGCGCTCGACTGCACCACCGGTCCAATCGTGCCCAAGCATATCTATGACGGCACCGAATATCGCAAGAACCCGGCGAATGCGCAGGCGATCGGCTCAGGCCCGTTCAAGCTCAAGGAATGGGTGAAGGGCTCGCATGTTCATCTCGTCAAACACGAAGGCTACTACCGCAAGGATCAGCCGTATCTCGACGAAATCATCTACCGCATCATTCCCGACTCGGCATCGCGCGCCGTCGCGCTGGAGCAGGGCAAGATCCAGCTGACGCAGTGGAACGACATCGAAATGTTCGATGTGGCACGGCTGTCGAAGCTGCCGAATTTCGAGATGACCACCAAGGGCTACGAATATTTCGCACCGCATCAGTGGCTCGAGCTCAACAACCGCATCAAGCCGATGGACGACAAGCGTTTCCGTCAGGCCATTGCCTATGCGCTCGATTTGAAATCGATGGCACAGCGCGTTTACTTCGGTCTGCCCAAGGTTGCGACCGGTCCGGTGTCATCGGCGACCAGGTTCTACGAGAAGGACGTCAAGCGTTACGACTACTCGCTCGATAAGGCGAAGGCGCTGCTCGACGAGATGGGTCTGAAGCCGGGTGCCGGCGGCAAGCGGGTGACGATCAAGTATTTGACCCCGCCATACGGCGAAATCTATCAGCGCGCTGCCGAATTCATTCGTCAGTCGCTCGGCCGCGTCGGCATCGATGTGCAGATCGAGAATACCGATGTCGGTGGCTGGGCCGAGAAGTTCAGCAACTGGGACTACGAGATGACCGGCAACCTGGTCTATCAGTTCGGCGATCCCGCGCTCGGCGTATCGCGCACCTATATTTCGTCGAACATCAAGAAGGGCATCCTGTTCTCGAACACCGCAGGCTATTCCAATCCGGAAGTCGACCGTCTGTTCGAGGAAGCCGCAACCTCTACATCCGAGGCCAAGCGTCAGGAACTCTACAGCCAGGTGCAGAAGATCCTGGTCGAGGACGTGCCGGTGGTCTGGATGTTCGAGCAGGCCTATCCCACCTTCATCGACAAGCGCCTCAAGAACGTGACTGCAACAGCGATCGGCGTGCATGAATCGTTCAGCGACGTGAGCTTCGGATGA
- a CDS encoding ABC transporter permease — translation MTAVSVDAKGGRVFAVALALAGWVVKFVAVVLVIATFNFILVHAAPGDPAQVIAGQSGASDEKLLAQLRAEYGLDKPYPIQLATYLKRVVTLDLGYSYRQQRTVASLILERLPATLLLTATAFSLALLSGIILGTLAGVRAGKWSDTVLTVVSLLLYATPVFWLGLMLVLLFSVQLDWLPAFGYVTIGVPMTALQRMVDIGWHLILPAVSLAAVYLAIYTRLMRSSVLDVTHQDFIKTAKAKGLKQGRIIIRHILRNAMLPIVTVAGMQAGALVGGAVVIETVFAWPGLGRLIYDALLQRDYPVLLGVFLVMSVIVIALNLLTDAIYRVIDPRVSVRAAS, via the coding sequence ATGACGGCGGTATCGGTCGATGCAAAAGGCGGTCGCGTTTTCGCGGTCGCCCTCGCGCTCGCGGGATGGGTTGTCAAATTCGTTGCGGTCGTTCTGGTCATTGCGACCTTCAACTTCATTCTGGTGCACGCCGCACCCGGCGATCCCGCGCAGGTCATCGCCGGCCAGAGCGGCGCATCCGACGAAAAGCTTCTGGCGCAGCTGCGCGCTGAATACGGGCTCGACAAGCCCTATCCGATTCAGCTCGCCACCTATCTGAAGCGCGTCGTGACGCTGGACCTAGGCTATTCCTATCGCCAGCAGCGGACCGTGGCGTCGCTCATTCTCGAGCGCTTGCCAGCGACGCTGCTGCTGACGGCGACGGCTTTCAGCCTCGCGCTTCTGTCAGGCATCATTCTCGGCACGCTGGCCGGTGTCCGCGCCGGCAAGTGGTCCGACACGGTGCTGACTGTCGTGTCGTTGCTGCTTTATGCAACGCCGGTGTTCTGGCTTGGCCTGATGCTGGTTTTGCTGTTTTCGGTGCAACTCGATTGGCTGCCGGCGTTTGGTTACGTGACCATCGGTGTGCCGATGACCGCACTGCAGCGCATGGTCGACATCGGTTGGCATTTGATCCTGCCGGCGGTGTCACTCGCGGCCGTCTATCTCGCGATCTACACCCGCCTGATGCGCTCGTCGGTGCTGGACGTAACCCATCAGGATTTCATCAAGACCGCCAAGGCCAAGGGCCTGAAGCAGGGCCGCATCATCATTCGACATATCCTGCGCAATGCGATGCTGCCCATCGTAACCGTTGCCGGCATGCAGGCTGGTGCGCTGGTGGGTGGTGCGGTGGTGATCGAGACCGTGTTCGCCTGGCCGGGTCTCGGCCGTCTCATCTATGACGCGCTGTTGCAGCGCGATTATCCGGTGTTGCTGGGTGTGTTCCTGGTGATGTCGGTGATCGTGATTGCGCTCAATCTTCTCACTGATGCGATCTACCGGGTGATCGATCCGCGCGTCTCCGTGCGTGCAGCATCGTGA
- a CDS encoding ABC transporter permease translates to MSTLKSFLRHPTGMIGLFVLLAVVLLAVSAPWLFPDDPWDMVGAPFQPPFSEGLWLGSDMLGRDVAAGIAHGARISLIIGVISTLTSLVIGVTIGATAGYFGGKVDEVMMRITELFQTIPGFILAILLVATIGPKISNIIFAIGIVSWPPLARLTRAEFMRLRGREFVQAAVCQGQRPLTVVLRRILPNAISPIIVTGSLAVASAILIESALSFMGLGDPNLMSWGFMIGAARTVIRQAWWMSVFPGLAILLTVLAINLVGEGLNDTLNPRISRKR, encoded by the coding sequence ATGTCTACGCTCAAATCGTTTCTCCGCCATCCCACCGGGATGATTGGTCTGTTCGTCCTCCTCGCGGTGGTCCTCCTCGCGGTATCGGCGCCGTGGCTGTTTCCTGACGACCCCTGGGACATGGTCGGCGCGCCGTTCCAGCCGCCGTTCAGCGAAGGGCTCTGGCTCGGCTCCGACATGCTCGGCCGTGACGTGGCCGCCGGCATCGCGCATGGCGCGCGGATTTCGCTGATCATCGGCGTCATCTCGACGCTAACCTCCCTGGTCATCGGCGTCACTATCGGCGCAACCGCCGGCTATTTCGGCGGCAAGGTCGATGAGGTGATGATGCGTATCACCGAGCTGTTCCAGACCATCCCGGGCTTCATTCTCGCCATCTTGCTGGTCGCGACCATCGGGCCGAAGATCTCCAACATCATCTTCGCTATCGGCATTGTCAGCTGGCCGCCGCTGGCACGCTTGACGCGTGCGGAGTTCATGCGGCTGCGCGGGCGCGAATTCGTTCAAGCTGCGGTCTGCCAGGGCCAGCGTCCGCTGACCGTAGTGCTGCGCCGTATCCTGCCCAATGCGATCTCTCCGATCATCGTCACCGGATCGCTTGCGGTCGCCAGCGCCATCCTGATCGAGAGCGCATTGAGCTTCATGGGTCTCGGCGATCCCAATCTGATGTCGTGGGGCTTCATGATCGGTGCTGCGCGCACCGTGATCCGTCAGGCCTGGTGGATGAGCGTGTTTCCTGGTCTCGCCATCCTGCTCACCGTGCTCGCCATCAATCTGGTGGGCGAAGGTCTCAATGACACGTTAAACCCCCGTATCTCACGCAAGCGATAG
- a CDS encoding ABC transporter ATP-binding protein: protein MTDKTLLAIENVSISLPPGADRPFAIEDVSLTVNRNEIVCLVGESGSGKSMTAHAILRLLPDRTGVAQGSISFNGNDIAKADEPTMRKLRGGAISMIFQEPLSALNPLARVGQQIAESIITHTKPMPSKEAVDARVQELIRDVGLPDPVALARSFPFQLSGGQRQRIMIAMAMANNPALLLADEPTTALDVTTQKQILALVKKLQSERGMGVLLITHDFGVVADVADRVVVMRNGRVVEQGTVDEVLRNPKDDYTKSLIAAVPGARSLTKADRKITGEPLLDAVGLNKTFITKQGMFLPPRRTDAVQNISLGLKARETVAIVGESGSGKSTLGRLIMRLIEPDTGSVHFDGKDLLSQRGERLRQMRRKIQIVFQDPFAALDPRQKVGDAIAGGPIAYGTPSKEAMADAKRLLARVGLQESAANRYPHEFSGGQRQRICIARALALKPSVLVADEAVSALDVSVQAQVLQLLAELREEMNLAMIFITHDLRVAAEIADRIVVMRRGEIVEQGETQNIFQNPTDAYTRALLDAIPGRAMFAGPGARQAEVASV, encoded by the coding sequence ATGACCGACAAAACACTGCTTGCCATTGAGAACGTCTCCATCAGCTTGCCGCCGGGCGCTGATCGTCCTTTCGCAATCGAAGACGTGTCGCTCACCGTCAACCGCAACGAGATCGTGTGTCTGGTCGGTGAGTCCGGCTCCGGCAAGTCGATGACTGCGCATGCGATCCTGCGACTGCTGCCCGACCGAACTGGCGTTGCGCAGGGCAGCATCAGCTTCAATGGCAATGACATCGCCAAGGCGGACGAGCCCACGATGCGCAAGCTGCGTGGCGGCGCCATCTCGATGATTTTCCAGGAGCCACTCAGCGCGCTCAATCCGCTGGCCCGTGTCGGCCAGCAGATTGCGGAATCGATCATCACGCACACCAAGCCGATGCCGTCCAAAGAGGCGGTGGATGCACGCGTGCAGGAGCTGATCCGGGACGTTGGCCTGCCGGATCCGGTGGCGCTCGCGCGCAGCTTCCCGTTCCAGCTCTCCGGTGGGCAGCGCCAGCGCATCATGATCGCTATGGCGATGGCCAACAATCCAGCGCTGCTCCTGGCTGACGAGCCGACCACGGCGCTCGACGTGACCACGCAGAAGCAGATTCTGGCGCTGGTGAAGAAGCTGCAGTCGGAACGCGGCATGGGTGTGCTGCTGATCACCCACGATTTTGGCGTCGTTGCTGACGTCGCCGATCGCGTCGTGGTGATGCGCAATGGCCGCGTGGTTGAGCAGGGCACCGTCGATGAGGTGCTGCGCAATCCGAAGGACGACTACACCAAGAGCCTCATCGCCGCCGTTCCTGGCGCCCGCTCGCTGACCAAAGCTGATCGCAAGATCACGGGCGAGCCATTGCTGGATGCGGTCGGCCTGAACAAGACCTTCATCACCAAGCAGGGCATGTTCCTGCCGCCGCGCCGGACCGATGCAGTGCAGAACATCTCGCTTGGTCTGAAGGCGCGCGAGACCGTGGCCATCGTCGGCGAGTCCGGGTCGGGCAAGTCCACGCTGGGTCGGTTGATCATGCGGCTGATCGAGCCTGACACGGGCTCGGTGCATTTCGATGGCAAGGATCTGCTGTCACAGCGCGGCGAGCGGCTCCGCCAGATGCGCCGCAAGATTCAGATCGTGTTCCAGGATCCCTTCGCGGCGCTCGATCCGCGGCAGAAGGTCGGCGACGCGATTGCCGGCGGCCCGATTGCCTATGGCACGCCCTCCAAGGAAGCCATGGCCGATGCGAAGCGTCTGCTGGCCCGCGTCGGCCTTCAGGAGAGCGCCGCCAACCGCTATCCGCACGAATTCTCCGGCGGTCAGCGGCAGCGCATCTGTATTGCACGCGCGCTGGCCCTGAAGCCCTCGGTGCTGGTGGCGGACGAGGCGGTCTCGGCGCTCGACGTGTCGGTGCAGGCGCAGGTGTTGCAGCTCCTCGCCGAACTGCGCGAGGAGATGAACCTGGCCATGATCTTCATCACTCATGACTTGCGCGTCGCCGCTGAAATCGCTGATCGCATCGTGGTGATGCGGCGCGGCGAGATCGTCGAGCAGGGCGAGACGCAGAATATCTTCCAGAATCCCACCGACGCCTATACGCGCGCGCTGCTGGATGCGATCCCCGGCCGCGCGATGTTCGCCGGTCCGGGCGCCAGGCAGGCGGAAGTCGCTTCAGTATAA
- a CDS encoding tripartite tricarboxylate transporter substrate binding protein translates to MRIKAVHVALLAVMASCSAITNGAHAQAWPQKQVTFIVPFAAGGGTDAFARPLAAQLDIQLGKRVIIENRAGAGGTVGASAAAKAAPDGYTFFMGAAHHAIAPSLYPTLDYDIEKDFIPVALIARPPQVIVVNPDKVSAKTLGEFIAYAKANPDKLSYGSAGAGTTHHLAGELFKILTQTKIQHVPYRGAGPAMQDLIAGHVPVVFDGLGSSAAPIRAGQLRALAIAAPKRVAAFPDLPTAAEAGLPNYEVATWYGLFAPKGTPPDVVERMAKELKAALQVPAIKEAWERNGSDVPDVAGADFGKMVSAEVARWRKVVTEANVKLD, encoded by the coding sequence GTGCGGATCAAAGCCGTTCACGTTGCTTTGCTCGCCGTTATGGCGAGCTGTTCGGCCATTACCAACGGCGCTCACGCCCAGGCATGGCCTCAGAAACAAGTCACCTTCATCGTCCCCTTCGCTGCGGGTGGCGGCACCGATGCCTTTGCACGGCCCTTGGCCGCACAGCTCGATATCCAGCTCGGCAAGCGCGTGATCATCGAGAACCGGGCCGGCGCCGGCGGCACGGTCGGCGCCTCGGCGGCCGCCAAGGCCGCACCGGACGGCTACACCTTCTTCATGGGCGCCGCGCATCACGCGATTGCGCCGTCGCTCTATCCCACCCTCGATTACGACATCGAGAAAGACTTCATCCCGGTCGCGCTGATCGCACGGCCGCCACAGGTCATCGTGGTCAATCCCGACAAGGTCTCCGCCAAGACGCTCGGTGAATTCATCGCCTATGCGAAGGCCAATCCGGACAAGCTCTCCTATGGTTCGGCCGGCGCCGGCACGACGCATCATCTGGCCGGCGAGCTGTTCAAGATCCTGACCCAGACCAAGATCCAGCACGTGCCCTATCGTGGTGCGGGCCCGGCGATGCAGGACCTCATCGCCGGCCACGTGCCGGTGGTGTTCGACGGTCTCGGCTCGTCGGCTGCGCCAATCCGCGCCGGACAACTGCGCGCGCTGGCGATTGCCGCTCCGAAGCGCGTGGCAGCCTTCCCCGATCTGCCGACCGCGGCGGAAGCCGGTTTGCCGAATTATGAAGTCGCCACCTGGTACGGGCTGTTCGCCCCCAAGGGCACGCCGCCCGACGTGGTCGAGCGCATGGCCAAGGAGCTGAAGGCTGCGCTGCAAGTCCCTGCGATCAAGGAAGCCTGGGAGCGCAACGGCTCCGATGTGCCGGATGTCGCCGGCGCTGACTTCGGCAAGATGGTGTCGGCCGAGGTGGCGCGCTGGCGCAAGGTCGTGACCGAGGCCAACGTCAAGCTAGATTGA
- the nikE gene encoding ABC transporter ATP-binding protein, producing the protein MIAANVMTTPKPLLDIENLEVTFSTRRGPVEAVRGISLSLAEGETLGIVGESGSGKSVTGFAMTRLLDASGKISGGRVSFRDRDITKMTSASLREMHGSAMAMIFQNPRGALNPIRAIGQQIADAILAHRKISAAEARAQSLELLHAVKIRDPEKRMNAYPHELSGGMCQRVMIAMAISSNPALLIADEPTTGLDVTTQKVVMDLLASIAAERGMATILITHDLGLAARYCRRVVVMEQGRLVEEADALTLFRSPQHPYTKRLVAASPTATSRVEDLVTDDEKLLVPAIPLAPPPKPEHGTPPLLEVLDLVKRFDDGTVGVANFSMAIAAGESVGLVGESGSGKSTTSRMICRLLDQSEGIINFNGQSISHIPARDFHRAPQRREIQIVFQDPNDSLNPRFNAFDCIAHPLIRLLGMRNGAALRQRVGECAHRVGLPANLLERFPHQLSGGQKARIGIARAIACRPKLLVLDEPTAALDVSVQAVVLQLLDRLRREDNLAFLFVSHDLNVVRMMCQRTIVLRNGAIVEQGESHQLFDNPQTDYTRELVAAVPHIEMIAAEKVAAGA; encoded by the coding sequence ATGATCGCAGCGAACGTAATGACGACACCAAAGCCGCTGCTCGATATCGAAAACCTTGAGGTCACGTTCTCGACACGCCGCGGCCCGGTCGAGGCTGTGCGCGGAATCTCGCTATCGCTGGCCGAAGGCGAGACGCTCGGCATCGTCGGCGAAAGCGGCTCCGGAAAATCCGTCACCGGCTTTGCGATGACGCGCCTGCTGGACGCGTCGGGTAAGATCTCCGGCGGCCGCGTCAGTTTCCGTGACCGCGACATCACCAAGATGACCAGCGCCAGCCTGCGTGAGATGCACGGCTCGGCGATGGCGATGATCTTCCAGAATCCACGCGGGGCGCTCAATCCGATCCGCGCCATCGGCCAGCAGATCGCCGACGCCATTCTGGCGCATCGCAAGATCTCCGCCGCCGAAGCACGTGCGCAGTCGCTGGAATTGTTGCACGCCGTGAAAATCCGTGATCCCGAAAAGCGGATGAACGCCTATCCGCACGAACTCTCCGGCGGCATGTGCCAGCGTGTGATGATCGCCATGGCGATCTCCAGCAATCCGGCCCTGCTGATTGCCGATGAGCCGACCACCGGCCTCGACGTCACCACGCAGAAAGTGGTGATGGACCTCCTCGCCAGCATCGCCGCCGAGCGGGGCATGGCGACGATCCTCATCACCCACGATCTCGGCCTCGCCGCCCGCTATTGTCGCCGCGTCGTCGTGATGGAACAGGGCAGACTGGTCGAGGAAGCCGACGCCCTGACGCTGTTCCGCTCGCCGCAGCATCCCTACACCAAGCGGCTCGTCGCAGCGTCGCCGACCGCGACCTCGCGGGTCGAGGATCTCGTGACCGACGACGAGAAACTGCTGGTGCCGGCCATCCCCCTCGCTCCGCCCCCAAAGCCGGAGCATGGCACGCCGCCGCTGCTGGAAGTTCTCGATCTCGTCAAACGCTTCGACGACGGCACTGTCGGTGTCGCGAATTTCTCGATGGCCATCGCGGCCGGCGAAAGCGTCGGCCTGGTTGGCGAGTCCGGCTCCGGCAAGAGCACGACCTCGCGCATGATTTGCCGCCTGCTCGACCAGAGCGAAGGCATCATCAATTTCAATGGGCAGTCGATCAGCCATATTCCGGCACGCGACTTCCACCGTGCGCCGCAGCGCCGCGAGATCCAGATCGTCTTCCAGGATCCGAACGACAGCCTCAATCCGCGTTTCAACGCCTTCGATTGTATCGCGCATCCGCTGATCCGCCTGCTCGGCATGCGCAATGGGGCGGCGCTGCGCCAGCGCGTCGGCGAATGCGCTCACCGCGTCGGCCTGCCTGCCAATCTGCTGGAACGGTTTCCGCATCAGTTGTCGGGCGGCCAGAAGGCCCGTATCGGCATCGCCCGCGCGATTGCCTGCCGGCCGAAGCTTCTGGTGCTGGACGAACCGACGGCCGCGCTCGACGTCTCCGTTCAGGCCGTGGTGTTGCAGCTGCTCGATCGGCTCCGGCGCGAAGACAACCTCGCCTTCCTGTTCGTCAGCCACGACCTCAACGTCGTCCGCATGATGTGCCAGCGGACCATTGTGCTGCGCAACGGCGCCATCGTCGAGCAAGGCGAGAGCCATCAGTTGTTCGACAATCCGCAGACCGACTACACCCGCGAACTCGTCGCTGCGGTTCCACATATCGAGATGATTGCCGCGGAAAAGGTAGCGGCCGGCGCCTAG
- a CDS encoding ABC transporter permease — translation MSSATLQHAAFILRGNPITGIAAVGASLLIFVGIFGPWIVPYDPIASNVQNALMPPSAAHWAGTDQLGRDVFSRIIVAAQLDLAIAVSAVGISFALGAVIGALCGYSGGKLDRAVGRFVDVLMAFPLFVLAMAMVAALGNRVENIVIATAIINLPFYIRFARAEVNVRRNLGWVEAARACGDSHVSVVLRFLLPNVLPAMVVQMSLNLGWAIINAAGLSFIGLGVKPPTPEWGIMVAEGARFISTGKWWLVAFPGLALMLAVLCFNLLGDGLRDILDPRQRT, via the coding sequence ATGAGCAGCGCAACACTTCAACACGCCGCGTTCATCCTCCGCGGCAATCCCATCACCGGCATCGCAGCCGTCGGCGCGTCTTTGTTGATCTTTGTCGGCATTTTCGGCCCGTGGATCGTGCCCTATGATCCCATCGCATCGAACGTTCAAAACGCGCTGATGCCGCCGAGTGCTGCGCATTGGGCCGGCACCGATCAGCTTGGCCGCGATGTGTTCAGCCGCATCATCGTCGCCGCACAGCTCGACCTCGCCATTGCCGTCTCTGCGGTCGGCATCTCCTTCGCGCTGGGCGCCGTCATCGGTGCCCTCTGCGGCTATTCGGGCGGCAAGCTCGATCGCGCCGTTGGCCGCTTTGTCGATGTGCTGATGGCGTTCCCGCTGTTCGTGCTGGCCATGGCCATGGTCGCTGCCCTCGGCAATCGCGTCGAGAACATCGTCATCGCCACCGCCATCATCAACCTGCCGTTCTACATCCGCTTTGCACGTGCCGAAGTGAACGTCCGCCGCAACCTCGGCTGGGTCGAGGCCGCGCGCGCCTGCGGCGACAGCCATGTCTCGGTCGTGCTGCGCTTTCTATTGCCGAACGTCCTGCCGGCGATGGTGGTGCAGATGTCACTCAATCTCGGCTGGGCCATCATCAATGCTGCTGGCCTCTCATTCATCGGGCTCGGCGTGAAACCGCCAACGCCGGAATGGGGCATCATGGTCGCCGAAGGCGCGCGCTTCATCTCCACCGGCAAATGGTGGCTTGTGGCATTTCCCGGCCTTGCTTTGATGCTGGCCGTGCTGTGCTTCAATCTGCTCGGCGACGGGCTGCGTGACATTCTCGATCCAAGACAACGTACATGA